The following are from one region of the Montipora capricornis isolate CH-2021 unplaced genomic scaffold, ASM3666992v2 scaffold_495, whole genome shotgun sequence genome:
- the LOC138036658 gene encoding type-1 angiotensin II receptor B-like: MESENVNGERTFNSVSPEIRIALITTVFVVSFIILAGNLLTVVSILCFTKRKSTFSFLLVTISLIDILNILGPNVVSLFVFFDKGNNFYKYFTLCRLQAWSIVFLRCAATLAITLLGLDRFFITLTPRFYRKQWKGKLFVAFFFGKWIISAFIATWPLLWLDGFHVSKDTGYTFCLFLYENPVAGFFVVFLMCLLLVSCLCFYAIFSTSNKGSFSTKLRKDDGFNFSAKQREVSHLADPTDNKDFTILAALVVAVYFCCLLPWMIAITLGTLSVDYPSLFGLCALQLPLVSSLLNPLIYGIRWLPYRRAYHRALRWPCTKCCNRKFQKSSRSRSHNFNCTTSAGHSFWISDGFVEADADHENAFHVLFSSTSYIKPLDFNLDELEMFEQNSRYTNMAPLSISNSQKPITMKDTTWRAGGNHFQNILDFIEAKTGGNHITRNNKCANEADIPSAETRQNHTSAYTRSVHKREPAVPGHASDLELSLFGQNTSDIPSVERCEKHKHSATCSCLGKSKYYHVERKNREMESLMPDAIENLTSRDALPTDVHL, from the exons ATGGAATCAGAGAATGTTAATGGGGAACGAACATTCAACAGTGTATCTCCAGAGATTCGTATTGCTTTAATAACTACAGTGTTTGTAGTGTCGTTCATTATATTAGCAGGAAACCTGTTAACTGTTGTTAGCATTTTGTGTTTCACAAAACGAAAGAGTACCTTCAGTTTTCTTCTCGTCACGATCTCTTTGATAgacattttaaatattttgggACCAAATGTTGTctctttgtttgtgttttttgacAAAGGAAACAATTTCTACAAGTACTTTACTTTGTGCAGACTTCAAGCATGGAGTATCGTGTTTCTTCGTTGTGCTGCCACATTAGCAATTACTCTTCTCGGACTAGATAGATTTTTCATTACTTTAACACCGCGCTTCTATCGAAAACAATGGAAAGGAAAGTTGTTCgttgcatttttctttggaaaatggATAATCTCCGCGTTTATAGCGACGTGGCCTCTGCTCTGGTTAGACGGTTTCCACGTTTCCAAGGATACAGGATATACTTTTTGCCTGTTCCTGTACGAAAATCCTGTGGCGGGATTTTTCGTCGTTTTCCTCATGTGTTTGTTGTTAGTCAGTTGCTTGTGTTTTTACGCAATATTCAGCACATCGAACAAGGGATCGTTCAGTACCAAGTTGAGAAAAGATGACGGGTTCAACTTTTCTGCTAAACAGCGTGAAGTTTCCCACTTGGCGGACCCTACTGACAACAAAGATTTCACTATTTTAGCAGCTTTGGTCGTTGCTGTTTATTTCTGTTGCTTGTTGCCTTGGATG ATAGCCATTACACTTGGTACTCTTTCAGTGGACTATCCTTCGCTGTTCGGCTTGTGTGCGCTCCAGTTACCACTGGTCAGCAGTCTCTTGAACCCTTTGATATACGGTATCAGGTGGCTTCCTTATAGAAGGGCATATCATCGGGCACTGAGGTGGCCTTGCACAAAATGTTGCAAcaggaaatttcaaaaatcATCGCGTTCAAGGTCGCATAACTTTAACT GCACCACAAGCGCTGGACACAGCTTCTGGATATCGGATGGTTTTGTAGAGGCCGACGCTGATCATGAAAACGCTTTTCACGTTCTTTTTAGTAGCACCTCGTACATTAAGCCACTCGACTTCAACTTAGATGAGCTGGAAATGTTCGAGCAAAATTCAAGATACACCAATATGGCGCCCTTGTCAATATCCAATAGCCAAAAACCTATCACAATGAAAGATACGACGTGGCGGGCGGGTGGAAatcattttcagaatatattgGATTTCATCGAGGCCAAGACGGGAGGAAATCATATAACTAGAAATAACAAATGCGCAAATGAGGCTGACATACCTAGCGCAGAGACTCGTCAAAATCATACCAGTGCATACACTCGGTCCGTACATAAACGTGAACCTGCGGTACCAGGTCATGCAAGTGATCTCGAGTTATCtctttttggacaaaacactTCAGATATCCCGAGTGTTGAGCGGTGCGAGAAACACAAACATAGTGCTACATGCTCCTGTCTTGGAAAATCAAAATACTACCATGTGGAAAGGAAAAATCGCGAGATGGAGTCATTAATGCCTGACGCAATAGAGAATCTTACCTCTAGAGATGCACTTCCTACAGACGTACACCTTTAA
- the LOC138036659 gene encoding thyrotropin-releasing hormone receptor-like — MSLSLTIAISNVSLENGTTAASEVLFQINPILGLVVEGVIAFLVCGHFLILRTLTLYRPWNIADVLIFSLSIADTVNAAIPLQMLNIVNNFIGPHLWTRVSCAAFVTCTYTFRIASVCTITLISVDRAILLTRPLQHHIIVTIGRARKAIVAVWLFSIVLAILPFIGVGHSSFRGGYCFYQLSDFGIMYGYIIIGIGVLQLVLVLMCFIAIKITSSKFVKRQSVMAASKQTGLKNYKRRETAGTWQVKQMSFMMAVVVLLYYFSWLPYLLANLNSMVTGRTDRATVILIGFFSLVNALINPILYGKMSPRYRNGYIYIFKKILSMCGGQKPDAAFLDGTRRKGSFVKFSTASTLQSNARKSIDFSVREGKLRGENGVSNHHSTSVTGVEFEGSHGQEKPQEDEQERNQKCNLAFANDNTDEDKGIVNPSHLSTSLSTVEVELGTTIDKDVSLPDDETFDSGL, encoded by the exons ATGTCGCTGTCTTTAACGATAGCAATTTCGAATGTTTCTTTAGAGAATGGTACAACTGCAGCAAGCGAGGTTCTTTTCCAGATCAATCCCATTTTGGGTTTGGTAGTGGAAGGAGTAATTGCGTTCTTAGTTTGTGGACACTTTCTAATTCTCAGGACACTTACCTTATACAGGCCATGGAACATAGCCGACGTGCTGATATTCTCGCTGTCGATTGCAGACACTGTAAATGCAGCTATTCCGCTCCAAATGCTCAACATCGTGAACAACTTCATTGGTCCTCATCTCTGGACACGGGTGTCCTGTGCCGCGTTCGTTACGTGCACGTATACATTTCGTATTGCTTCCGTGTGCACGATAACTTTGATATCAGTCGATAGAGCCATCTTGTTGACGAGGCCATTGCAGCACCACATCATTGTTACAATTGGAAGGGCAAGGAAAGCGATCGTCGCTGTCTGGTTGTTTTCTATCGTCCTGGCAATTTTACCGTTCATCGGAGTCGGGCATTCAAGTTTCAGAGGTGGTTACTGTTTTTATCAGCTATCTGATTTCGGAATCATGTACGGATACATTATCATTGGCATTGGTGTGCTACAGTTAGTGCTGGTATTAATGTGCTTTATAGCCATCAAGATTACTAGCAGCAAATTTGTGAAACGCCAATCTGTGATGGCGGCTTCCAAGCAAACTGGCTTGAAAAATTACAAGAGGCGGGAAACCGCAGGAACATGGCAAGTCAAGCAGATGTCATTCATGATGGCCGTAGTGGTGTTGCTTTACTACTTCAGTTGGTTGCCTTACTTG cTGGCAAACCTTAACAGCATGGTAACTGGGCGAACCGACCGCGCAACAGTCATTTTAATCGGTTTCTTTTCTCTTGTAAACGCACTCATCAATCCCATTCTCTACGGCAAAATGAGCCCAAGATACAGAAACGGATACATTTACATATTCAAGAAAATCTTGTCAATGTGTGGAGGACAAAAACCCGACGCTGCATTCCTTG ATGGCACTCGTCGCAAAGGGTCCTTTGTGAAATTTTCAACAGCTTCGACCCTTCAATCTAATGCTCGTAAAAGCATTGATTTTTCTGTTCGCGAAGGGAAACTTCGTGGGGAGAATGGAGTATCAAATCATCACTCTACCAGTGTAACTGGGGTGGAATTTGAAGGAAGCCACGGACAAGAGAAGCCACAAGAAGACGAGCAAGAAAGAAACCAGAAATGCAACCTTGCATTTGCCAACGATAACACTGACGAGGACAAAGGAATCGTGAACCCCAGCCATTTAAGTACATCTTTATCAACAGTCGAGGTAGAATTAGGAACAACTATTGATAAAGATGTATCTCTGCCTGACGACGAGACTTTTGATAGCGGTCTGTAA